From Pleuronectes platessa chromosome 17, fPlePla1.1, whole genome shotgun sequence, one genomic window encodes:
- the LOC128460359 gene encoding single-minded homolog 1-like → MKEKSKTAARTRREKENSEFYELAKMLPLPSAITSQLDKASIIRLTTSYLKMRIVFPQGLGEAWGHTSRTRSHDNIGRELGSHLLQTLDGFIFVVAPDGKIMYISETASVHLGLSQVELTGNSIYEYVHPADHDEMTAVLTPHQPYSPLAHEYEMERSFFLRMKCVLAKRNAGLTSGGYKVIHCSGYLKIRQYSLDMSPFESCYQNVGLVAVGHSLPPSAVTEIKLHSNMFMFRASLDMKLIFLDSRVAELTGYEPQDLIEKTLYHHVHSCDTFHLRCAHHLLLVKGQVTTKYYRFLAKHGGWVWVQSYATIVHNSRSSRPHCIVSVNYVLTDTEYKGMQLSLDQMSPTKPAFPYANSHTEDRKSTKSRLPPAKAKARVSPYPQFSAFNPERSESDQDSQWGGSPLTDSASPQLLDPGEATETSCAYRLYPDSGSLCYGLGLSEEDLAHAQAHPHTTTCDRVRCQSSRYFLGTPQSGREVWWDATRSVLSLPKPSVENNEAYEITSYHGALHGRGHWDEDSVVSSPDGGGSTSDSGERYHGEHFRASPREPSKMETLIRATQQMIKEEESRLHQHKAPLDVSGLAKAHSPCFNSSLPHHSQLNMPSVVCRGPGAPSIDLPSERLHHRDGIKVLGPHDNDENTTSPASLSRLSSPSSDGMPRSGLSLTKDYMATDLSPHHSQPQGSPLIYPTQERQPLDRQAAYALTGYSLEHLYDPENLRSYSGLACGGVQYDVASHVRMQAEQMQGHKATSVIITNGS, encoded by the exons ATGAAGGAGAAATCCAAAACGGCCGCAAGGACTAGACGGGAAAAGGAGAACAGTGAATTTTACGAGCTGGCCAAAATGTTGCCTCTACCGTCCGCCATCACCTCCCAGCTGGACAAGGCCTCCATCATCAGACTCACCACCAGTTACCTGAAGATGAGGATAGTTTTCCCTCAGG gtctgGGGGAGGCCTGGGGTCACACCAGTCGAACAAGATCTCACGACAACATAGGTCGAGAGCTGGGGTCTCATTTGCTGCAG ACGTTGGACGGATTCATCTTTGTAGTGGCCCCGGATGGAAAGATCATGTACATCTCGGAGACGGCGTCGGTGCATCTAGGACTGTCTCAG GTAGAGTTGACTGGGAACAGTATTTATGAATACGTCCATCCTGCCGACCACGATGAGATGACCGCTGTGCTCACTCCTCACCAGCCCTACTCCCCCCTCGCCCACG aaTATGAAATGGAGCGATCTTTCTTTCTGCGGATGAAATGTGTGCTGGCAAAGAGAAACGCAGGCCTCACCAGCGGTGGATACAAG GTGATCCACTGCAGTGGCTACCTGAAGATCCGTCAGTACAGTCTGGACATGTCACCTTTCGAGAGCTGCTACCAGAACGTGGGACTGGTCGCTGTGGGCCACTCTCTGCCGCCCAGCGCCGTGACGGAGATCAAACTGCACAGCAACATGTTCATGTTCAGAGCCAGTCTGGACATGAAGCTCATCTTCCTGGACTCCAG GGTTGCCGAGCTGACGGGTTATGAGCCCCAGGACCTAATAGAGAAAACTCTGTACCATCATGTCCACAGCTGTGACACCTTCCACCTCCGCTGTGCTCACCACCTCT TGCTGGTAAAAGGCCAAGTCACCACTAAGTATTATCGTTTCCTGGCCAAGCACGGTGGCTGGGTCTGGGTCCAGAGTTACGCCACAATCGTCCACAACAGCCGATCCTCGAGGCCTCACTGTATCGTCAGTGTCAACTACGTCCTCAC ggacactgagtaCAAGGGTATGCAGCTGTCCTTGGACCAGATGAGCCCGACCAAGCCGGCATTCCCCTACGCCAACAGTCACACTGAAGACAGGAAGAGCACCAAGTCACGTCTGCCCCCGGCGAAGGCCAAGGCCAGAGTGTCCCCCTACCCACAG TTTTCAGCTTTCAATCCAGAGCGCTCGGAGTCAGACCAAGACAGCCAATGGGGAGGAAGCCCTCTGACTGACTCCGCATCTCCTCAGCTGTTGGATCCCGGTGAGGCGACCGAGACGTCTTGTGCCTACCGACTGTATCCAGACTCAGGCTCCCTGTGCTATGGCCTTGGCTTATCCGAAGAAGATCTCGCCCATGCCCAAGCACATCCGCACACCACCACCTGTGACCGCGTGCGATGCCAGAGCAGCCGATACTTCCTAGGAACCCCCCAGTCAGGAAGAGAGGTTTGGTGGGATGCCACACGCTCCGTTCTCTCGCTGCCGAAACCCTCGGTGGAAAACAACGAAGCCTACGAAATCACATCGTACCATGGAGCCCTTCATG GTCGGGGTCACTGGGATGAAGACAGTGTAGTGAGTTCACCTGATGGAGGCGGGTCAACCAGCGATTCAGGTGAGCGTTACCACGGTGAGCACTTTAGGGCAAGCCCCCGAGAGCCGAGCAAGATGGAGACCCTGATTCGTGCCACGCAGCAGATGATCAAAGAGGAAGAGAGCCGTCTGCACCAACACAAGGCGCCGCTGGACGTCTCGGGCCTCGCCAAAGCTCACAGCCCATGCTTCAACTCCTCATTACCCCACCACTCCCAGCTCAACATGCCCAGTGTGGTGTGCCGAGGCCCCGGGGCACCCAGCATCGACCTCCCCTCTGAGCGCCTACATCACCGGGACGGCATCAAAGTGCTTGGCCCCCATGACAATGACGAGAACACGACCAGTCCCGCTTCTTTATCTCGTCTCAGCAGCCCCAGCTCTGATGGGATGCCCAGGTCGGGCCTCTCCCTCACCAAAGACTACATGGCGACTGATCTGTCCCCCCACCATTCACAGCCCCAGGGGAGCCCGCTGATCTACCCGACCCAGGAGAGGCAGCCGTTGGACAGACAAGCAGCCTACGCTTTGACTGGGTACTCCCTGGAGCACCTGTATGACCCGGAGAACCTGCGGAGTTACTCGGGATTGGCCTGCGGAGGAGTCCAGTATGACGTGGCATCTCACGTGAGGATGCAGGCAGAGCAGATGCAGGGACACAAAGCCACCTCAGTTATCATAACCAACGGGAGCTGA